In Fluviispira sanaruensis, a genomic segment contains:
- a CDS encoding MBL fold metallo-hydrolase, producing the protein MKILPIEGNTQKLDGGAMFGNAPKAMWETWVECDQDNKINLACRALLVRDKNGKNILFETGVGAFFEPKLKERYGVNESEHILIKNLNKNNISHEQIDAVVLSHLHFDHAGGLLSEFGNGSLRLLFPNAKYYVGKEQWQRAQNPHPRDKASFIPLLNNLLDKSGRLVLVESDGKCDLNPFVTFRFSHGHTPGLMLAEIHLDNYLLVFASDLIPGFAWMHIPISMGYDRFPELVINEKKNFLDDLYAKNAKLFFTHDVKHPFGTIKRDEKGKYSAEVFDYN; encoded by the coding sequence ATGAAAATTCTTCCAATTGAAGGAAATACCCAAAAATTGGATGGTGGTGCTATGTTTGGCAACGCTCCTAAAGCTATGTGGGAAACTTGGGTTGAATGTGACCAAGACAATAAAATCAATCTAGCATGCAGAGCTTTACTCGTTCGAGATAAAAACGGCAAAAATATTTTATTTGAAACGGGTGTGGGAGCTTTTTTTGAGCCAAAACTTAAAGAAAGATATGGAGTCAATGAAAGTGAACATATTCTCATAAAAAATTTAAATAAAAATAATATTTCCCACGAGCAAATTGATGCAGTTGTTCTTTCTCATTTGCATTTTGACCATGCAGGCGGGCTACTCTCAGAATTTGGAAATGGAAGTTTAAGACTTTTATTTCCAAATGCAAAATATTATGTAGGAAAAGAACAGTGGCAAAGAGCACAAAACCCACATCCGCGCGACAAAGCATCCTTTATTCCACTTTTAAATAATTTGCTTGATAAATCGGGTAGGCTTGTTTTAGTTGAAAGCGATGGGAAATGTGATTTAAATCCCTTTGTCACTTTTCGTTTTTCGCATGGTCATACCCCAGGTTTAATGCTTGCAGAAATTCATTTAGACAATTATTTACTTGTTTTTGCGAGTGATCTCATACCGGGTTTTGCTTGGATGCATATACCAATTTCCATGGGATATGATCGTTTTCCTGAACTTGTTATAAATGAGAAAAAGAATTTTTTGGATGATCTGTATGCTAAAAATGCGAAATTATTTTTTACCCACGATGTAAAACATCCTTTTGGCACAATTAAACGAGATGAAAAAGGCAAGTATAGTGCAGAAGTTTTTGATTATAATTAA
- a CDS encoding ATP-dependent helicase codes for MQHILNQLNNEQKEAVISSKGALLVLAGAGTGKTKVITSRIAWMIHSGVRPESIVAVSFTNKAAKEMQERLASLVGERLAKKVELSTFHSFALKLLRSNHAEFGLQKDFSISDESESKNLLRESIREFHLEDILSLQEAAQKISHFKDCLYNDEDFQLKKNIFDSKILKQLFNSYNRRLRLYNLVDFDDIVYLAVNGFKRNPNLLEKVQDNISFIMVDEYQDTSHSQFEFICMLSSKSRNVCVVGDDDQSIYSWRGAKPSVISDFLLSFPEAKKVTLEQNYRCSPNILNAANSVIRENTERLGKELWSQQENKYSIIIQECENERDEALFVAENILKLRSSCPNFNLDQIAILVRSNSQSLPLEQVLTEKKIPYHIHGGTQFFDRKEVRDLFSYLKFAHNSSDLNSLFRILNLPSRGIGIATLEKIKDIFLQSQKIKSNASFLDSLKFFSNTHKGVWEFVHLWDNFGAKLKYSEGIVDISSALRQCYENIGLKKDILVSSANMQIAQFRMDIVDRVLKVIEKLELEKENIQSVIDALHLDEAKFESANDTSGKVQILTIHSSKGLEFPNVFIIGVEEGILPHERSIAVKNGEQEERRLFYVAITRAKYRLYISHCGFRKKGRSCNSEREPKPSRFLSAIPKDLVEFCRTDPQSEEARRMEAARKLFELFR; via the coding sequence ATGCAGCATATATTAAATCAACTTAATAATGAGCAAAAAGAAGCTGTTATTTCCTCCAAAGGAGCATTACTTGTTTTGGCAGGAGCAGGAACTGGTAAAACAAAAGTTATTACTTCGCGCATTGCTTGGATGATTCATTCAGGAGTGCGCCCAGAAAGTATTGTGGCAGTCAGTTTTACCAATAAAGCTGCAAAAGAAATGCAAGAGAGACTAGCTTCACTCGTCGGTGAAAGATTAGCAAAAAAAGTAGAACTATCAACTTTTCACTCATTTGCCTTAAAATTGCTGAGAAGCAATCACGCTGAATTTGGCTTACAAAAAGATTTTTCAATTTCCGATGAAAGTGAAAGCAAAAATCTTTTACGTGAATCTATTCGCGAGTTTCATCTTGAAGATATACTTTCTCTCCAAGAAGCTGCGCAAAAAATTTCACATTTTAAAGATTGTCTCTATAATGATGAAGATTTTCAACTCAAAAAAAATATATTCGATAGCAAAATTTTAAAGCAATTATTTAACTCGTACAATCGTAGATTAAGATTATATAATTTAGTTGATTTTGATGATATTGTTTACTTAGCTGTCAATGGATTCAAAAGAAATCCCAATCTTTTAGAAAAAGTTCAAGACAATATTTCATTTATTATGGTTGATGAGTATCAAGACACAAGTCATTCACAATTTGAATTTATTTGCATGCTCTCATCAAAATCAAGAAATGTATGCGTTGTTGGAGATGATGATCAAAGTATTTATTCATGGCGAGGAGCAAAACCATCCGTCATTTCTGATTTCTTATTATCATTTCCCGAAGCAAAAAAAGTAACCTTAGAACAAAATTACCGTTGCAGTCCAAATATCCTAAACGCGGCAAATAGTGTGATCAGAGAAAATACGGAGAGATTAGGAAAAGAATTATGGAGCCAGCAAGAAAATAAATACTCAATTATTATTCAAGAATGCGAAAACGAGAGAGATGAAGCACTTTTTGTTGCAGAAAATATATTAAAACTAAGATCATCCTGTCCGAATTTTAACCTTGATCAAATCGCAATTTTAGTGAGGTCCAACAGTCAATCACTTCCACTTGAACAAGTTTTGACTGAAAAAAAGATCCCTTACCACATACATGGTGGCACTCAATTCTTTGATCGCAAAGAAGTTCGAGATCTCTTTTCTTATTTAAAATTCGCACATAATAGTTCAGATTTAAACAGCTTATTTCGCATATTAAATTTACCTTCAAGAGGAATTGGTATAGCAACTCTTGAAAAAATTAAAGATATATTTTTACAATCTCAGAAAATAAAATCGAATGCTTCTTTTTTGGATTCTTTAAAATTTTTTTCCAATACACACAAAGGGGTTTGGGAATTTGTGCACTTATGGGATAATTTTGGTGCAAAACTAAAATACTCAGAAGGAATAGTTGATATTTCATCTGCTCTAAGACAATGTTATGAGAATATTGGCCTGAAAAAAGATATTTTAGTATCTTCTGCTAATATGCAGATTGCACAATTTCGTATGGATATCGTAGATAGAGTATTAAAAGTTATAGAAAAGCTTGAACTCGAAAAAGAAAATATACAATCTGTAATTGATGCACTCCATCTTGATGAAGCAAAATTTGAGTCTGCAAACGATACTTCTGGGAAAGTACAGATCTTGACGATTCACTCATCTAAAGGACTTGAGTTTCCAAATGTTTTTATTATTGGTGTAGAAGAAGGAATTTTGCCGCATGAAAGAAGTATTGCAGTTAAAAACGGTGAACAAGAAGAACGAAGATTATTTTACGTTGCCATAACGCGGGCTAAATATAGATTGTATATTTCTCATTGTGGATTCCGAAAAAAAGGTCGTTCTTGTAACTCAGAAAGAGAGCCAAAGCCATCCCGCTTTTTATCTGCAATACCAAAGGATTTAGTAGAATTTTGCAGAACCGATCCTCAATCAGAAGAAGCGAGAAGAATGGAAGCTGCAAGGAAATTATTTGAACTTTTTCGGTAA